One Campylobacter concisus DNA window includes the following coding sequences:
- a CDS encoding TolC family protein yields MKKILAVLLFALPLWAGNLLEIIALAQSAKLESLKEFNKNEYINKNKSNKLNLSLDGRYTFVPDELKGGYMTKAGSITAKVEYLIFDGGASEASDKILDHKGVEKIYKDEELMNLTAFQVAKVYFNAVALNSLINLETKFVDSFTKAAAENEFWFEYGEIDKSEFDAINFTLNKKRAELDELGLKLAELNSRINLLSNGEIGFNAGSKIVMPDFSKDDLSAKLGAMEQEKYIKEQENEKQKSKFAPKIYLKDTQSVNNNSFKKGERTTSQMAEAYADANKPRVEFEWKLPDSLSLSKQSQTKRIEEQKAALDLSDEENRIIARLKDLRGVIEGLSARLNLDSLKQDSLDSDFNDLLNGYLSGKVKFEQFLFVSEKNFSDRANFILNGDLLELNKLEYFFECARNINEVVIE; encoded by the coding sequence TTGAAGAAGATTTTGGCGGTTTTGCTCTTTGCTTTGCCTCTTTGGGCTGGAAATTTACTAGAGATCATCGCTCTGGCGCAAAGTGCGAAGCTTGAGAGTTTGAAAGAATTTAATAAAAATGAATATATAAATAAAAATAAGAGCAACAAGCTAAATTTGTCCCTTGATGGCAGATATACCTTTGTGCCTGACGAGCTAAAGGGCGGATATATGACAAAGGCTGGCTCGATAACGGCAAAGGTCGAGTATCTCATCTTTGACGGGGGTGCTAGTGAGGCTTCGGATAAGATTTTAGACCACAAGGGCGTGGAGAAAATTTACAAAGATGAAGAGCTGATGAATTTAACCGCTTTTCAGGTCGCAAAGGTCTATTTTAACGCTGTTGCGCTAAATTCGCTGATAAATTTAGAGACAAAATTTGTAGATAGCTTTACCAAGGCTGCGGCTGAAAATGAGTTTTGGTTTGAGTATGGCGAGATAGATAAGAGCGAGTTTGATGCGATAAATTTCACCTTAAATAAAAAAAGAGCCGAGCTAGACGAGCTTGGACTTAAGCTAGCTGAGCTAAACTCAAGGATAAATTTACTCTCAAACGGCGAGATCGGCTTTAATGCTGGCTCAAAGATAGTGATGCCTGATTTTAGCAAGGATGATCTAAGCGCTAAGCTTGGGGCTATGGAGCAAGAAAAATATATAAAAGAGCAAGAAAATGAGAAGCAAAAGAGTAAATTTGCTCCAAAAATTTACTTAAAAGATACGCAAAGTGTGAATAATAACAGCTTTAAAAAAGGCGAGAGGACGACTTCACAGATGGCTGAGGCATACGCTGATGCAAACAAGCCTAGAGTGGAGTTTGAGTGGAAGCTGCCAGATAGCCTAAGCCTTAGCAAGCAAAGCCAAACTAAGCGCATAGAGGAGCAAAAGGCCGCACTTGATCTAAGCGACGAAGAAAACAGGATAATAGCTAGGCTAAAGGATCTAAGAGGCGTGATAGAGGGCTTAAGTGCTAGGCTAAATTTAGACTCGCTAAAACAAGATAGCCTTGATAGCGACTTTAATGACCTGCTAAATGGCTATCTTAGCGGCAAGGTAAAATTTGAGCAGTTTTTGTTTGTGAGTGAGAAAAATTTTAGCGACAGGGCAAATTTCATTTTAAATGGCGATTTGCTCGAGCTAAATAAGCTTGAATACTTTTTTGAATGCGCAAGAAATATAAATGAGGTGGTGATAGAATGA
- a CDS encoding EamA family transporter has protein sequence MNKLIFVTILWAFSFSLIGEFLAGKVDSYLAVFMRVALASLVFLPFTKFRGVSPKLALGIMGIGAVQIGLMYLCYYNSFLYLSVPEVALFTIFTPFYVTLIYDAFSFKFRPLYLFSVGVAVFGALIIKYGAINEGAIKGFLLVQGANICFGAGQSAYKALLERYDVDQKKVFGYFHFGAFFVAVIALVTLGNPAKFHVDLTQTLVLLWLGAVASGLGYFMWNKGACEVDSGVLAIMNNALIPAAIIVNLVFWQKDANLTRLILGAAIMYISLLIHNKIMKFYGVKAV, from the coding sequence ATGAATAAACTGATCTTTGTGACCATTTTGTGGGCGTTTAGCTTTAGCTTGATAGGCGAGTTTTTAGCTGGCAAGGTCGATAGCTATTTGGCTGTTTTTATGCGCGTGGCACTTGCAAGCCTAGTTTTTTTGCCATTTACGAAATTTCGAGGAGTTAGTCCAAAGCTAGCCCTTGGCATAATGGGCATAGGAGCGGTGCAAATAGGGCTAATGTATCTTTGCTACTACAACTCGTTTTTGTATCTAAGTGTGCCAGAAGTCGCGCTTTTTACCATTTTCACGCCGTTTTATGTGACACTGATCTACGATGCGTTTAGCTTTAAATTTAGACCGCTTTATCTCTTTAGCGTTGGCGTTGCGGTCTTTGGCGCGCTTATCATCAAGTATGGCGCGATAAACGAAGGGGCGATAAAGGGCTTTTTGCTAGTGCAAGGAGCAAATATCTGCTTTGGAGCAGGGCAGAGTGCGTATAAGGCACTTTTGGAGAGATATGACGTGGATCAAAAAAAGGTCTTTGGCTACTTTCACTTTGGAGCGTTTTTTGTAGCAGTGATCGCACTCGTAACACTTGGCAATCCAGCCAAATTTCACGTAGATCTAACCCAAACTTTGGTACTTTTGTGGCTTGGAGCGGTCGCTAGTGGGCTGGGATATTTTATGTGGAACAAAGGGGCTTGCGAGGTCGATAGCGGCGTGCTTGCCATCATGAATAACGCCCTCATACCAGCGGCTATCATCGTAAATTTAGTCTTTTGGCAAAAGGACGCCAACCTAACAAGGCTCATTTTAGGAGCTGCGATAATGTATATCTCGCTACTAATTCACAATAAAATCATGAAATTTTACGGCGTAAAGGCTGTGTGA
- a CDS encoding ComEC/Rec2 family competence protein, producing MPKNRRVFYFLLLCLFIFGLNLALKFYEYSAFMELGEQDVVGKVSVNFTKEKNGKKRQIIRIDTSNFSFYTTASKKDEISLYDVVALSVQPIDVSFKEYLSGSFYMPSYDRAVIKKDESLRQRAINFISAQHENAKISQLYSALFLGTNVFGELRDDVSNWGIAHLIAISGYHLGVISAVCFFLLKLVFKPIYARYMPYRSYIFDFTIAVFLVLCFYFYMIGFIASFLRAFLMSVAGFYMICKKIKILNFYTLFGVILFSVALFPQLLFSVGFYFSCLGVFYIFVYLLYFAPKFSLLANSLLLNLYVFFAMEVAVLYFFPLISLLQLSVLALNYIFSIFYPLSFLLHLFGCGGIFDEILSKMLSFRLSSGSLEVSTFIFLLYNTCALLSLKFKAASLLPPLFGMSAFLLYILKIFI from the coding sequence TTGCCAAAAAACAGGCGTGTATTTTATTTTCTCCTGCTTTGCCTATTTATTTTTGGCCTAAATTTAGCACTTAAATTTTATGAATACAGCGCTTTTATGGAGCTTGGCGAGCAAGACGTTGTAGGAAAAGTAAGCGTAAATTTCACCAAAGAGAAAAACGGCAAAAAGCGCCAAATCATCAGGATAGATACTTCAAATTTTAGCTTTTACACAACCGCTTCTAAAAAAGATGAGATCAGCCTTTATGACGTCGTGGCGCTTAGCGTTCAGCCAATAGATGTTAGCTTCAAAGAGTATCTTTCTGGCTCATTTTACATGCCAAGCTACGATAGAGCTGTTATCAAAAAAGACGAGAGTCTAAGGCAAAGAGCTATAAATTTCATCTCCGCCCAGCACGAAAACGCCAAAATTTCGCAGCTTTACTCAGCGCTCTTTCTTGGCACAAACGTCTTTGGCGAGCTAAGAGATGACGTCTCAAACTGGGGCATAGCGCACCTCATCGCCATTAGTGGCTATCACCTTGGTGTCATAAGCGCGGTTTGCTTTTTTCTTTTAAAGCTCGTTTTTAAACCCATTTACGCAAGATATATGCCATATCGCTCTTACATTTTTGACTTTACTATCGCCGTATTTTTGGTGCTTTGTTTCTATTTTTATATGATCGGCTTTATAGCAAGCTTTTTGCGGGCATTTTTGATGAGCGTGGCTGGATTTTACATGATCTGCAAAAAGATAAAGATATTAAATTTCTACACGCTCTTTGGCGTTATTTTATTTAGCGTCGCCCTATTTCCCCAGCTTCTTTTTAGCGTTGGCTTTTATTTTTCATGCCTTGGCGTCTTTTATATCTTCGTCTATCTTTTATACTTTGCGCCCAAATTTAGCCTGCTGGCAAACTCACTACTTTTAAATTTATATGTCTTTTTTGCTATGGAGGTTGCGGTGCTTTACTTTTTTCCGCTCATTAGCCTCTTGCAGCTTAGTGTGCTAGCTTTAAACTACATATTTAGCATATTTTATCCGCTAAGCTTTTTACTTCACCTCTTTGGATGTGGCGGTATTTTTGATGAAATTTTAAGCAAGATGCTCTCTTTTAGACTAAGCTCAGGCAGTTTAGAAGTGAGTACATTTATATTTTTGCTTTACAACACCTGCGCACTTTTATCCCTTAAATTTAAAGCCGCCTCCCTGCTGCCACCTCTTTTTGGCATGAGCGCATTTTTACTCTATATACTAAAAATTTTTATTTAA
- a CDS encoding replicative DNA helicase translates to MAKERLNEIEFSNLYDLDMERAILSSIIANNDALGEIFDTIKAGDFYLKAHAQIYKAMVDCLNGDVPIASTFIKNKLGESYDDNVMASILATNSIIDIQRYANELKEKSIKRSLVKIAHDIPSKVNEDKASRDMVDELSQEFYSLVDGSGTGSIRDSEDIIKSLIVHMQKQAALNERDIIGLNTGFKKLNEMIKGFKNGDLIIIAARPGMGKTTLCLNFMGHVLKSGAGVVFFSLEMPAEQIMMRMLADKTSIPLQEIMTATLDDEKLAHFSHACSEFSHAKLFVHDSGYVNIHQVRTQLRKLKSAHPEISLCVIDYIGLMMSTNNYADRHIQIAEISRGLKLLARELDMPIIALSQLNRGLEARANKRPMLSDLRESGAIEQDADIILFVYRHEVYLEQEENEKKSKAAAEGKEYKSEHVFNKLQENAEIIVGKNRNGEVGSIDVLFQKQYSRFCDIATTPVQSTEFKE, encoded by the coding sequence GTGGCAAAAGAGAGACTTAACGAGATAGAATTTAGCAACCTTTACGACCTTGATATGGAGCGAGCCATACTAAGCTCTATCATCGCAAACAACGACGCTTTGGGCGAAATTTTCGACACGATCAAGGCTGGGGACTTTTACCTAAAGGCTCACGCTCAAATTTACAAAGCGATGGTTGATTGTCTAAACGGCGACGTGCCTATCGCATCGACATTTATCAAAAACAAGCTTGGCGAGAGCTACGATGACAACGTCATGGCGAGCATTTTGGCCACAAACTCGATCATCGACATCCAAAGATACGCAAACGAGCTAAAAGAGAAATCGATCAAACGAAGTCTAGTAAAGATCGCTCACGACATCCCAAGTAAGGTAAATGAAGACAAAGCTAGCCGTGATATGGTCGATGAGCTGAGTCAAGAATTTTACTCGCTAGTCGATGGCAGCGGCACTGGCAGCATCAGAGATAGCGAAGATATCATAAAAAGCTTGATCGTGCACATGCAAAAGCAAGCAGCCCTAAATGAGCGAGATATCATCGGACTAAACACCGGCTTTAAAAAGCTAAATGAGATGATAAAAGGCTTTAAAAATGGCGACCTCATCATCATCGCAGCACGCCCTGGCATGGGTAAAACGACGCTTTGTCTAAATTTCATGGGGCACGTTTTAAAAAGTGGCGCTGGCGTCGTCTTTTTCTCACTTGAGATGCCAGCAGAGCAGATCATGATGAGGATGCTAGCAGACAAGACCTCGATCCCGCTTCAAGAGATAATGACAGCGACCCTGGACGACGAGAAGCTCGCTCACTTTAGCCACGCATGTAGCGAATTTTCGCACGCCAAACTCTTCGTGCATGATAGCGGCTACGTAAATATCCACCAAGTAAGGACGCAGCTTCGCAAGCTAAAGTCAGCTCATCCTGAAATTTCACTCTGCGTCATCGACTACATCGGCCTTATGATGAGCACAAATAATTACGCCGACCGCCACATACAAATAGCTGAAATTTCTCGTGGCTTAAAGCTTCTAGCGCGCGAGCTGGATATGCCTATCATCGCACTTTCGCAGCTAAACCGCGGCCTTGAAGCACGCGCGAACAAGCGCCCTATGCTAAGCGATCTAAGAGAGTCGGGCGCGATCGAGCAAGACGCTGATATCATCCTTTTTGTCTATAGGCACGAGGTATATTTAGAGCAAGAAGAGAACGAGAAAAAGAGCAAGGCAGCAGCCGAGGGCAAAGAGTATAAAAGCGAGCACGTTTTTAACAAGCTTCAAGAAAACGCCGAGATCATCGTTGGCAAAAACAGAAACGGCGAAGTGGGATCTATCGACGTGCTCTTTCAAAAGCAGTACTCACGCTTTTGCGATATCGCCACCACACCAGTGCAATCAACTGAATTTAAAGAGTAA
- the ispG gene encoding flavodoxin-dependent (E)-4-hydroxy-3-methylbut-2-enyl-diphosphate synthase, translating into MQRYPTKQIKIRDVLIGGDAPISVQSMTFSKTKDVKGTLEQIQRLYFAGCDIVRCAVFDKEDASALKQIVAGSPIPVVADIHFNHTYALIVSEFVDAIRINPGNIGSAKNIKAVVDACKQRNLPIRIGVNSGSLEKQFEDHYGRTVEAMVESALYNIKLLEDFDFTDIKISLKSSDVERTMQAYRALRPKTNYPFHLGVTEAGTAFHATIKSAIALGGLLLEGIGDTMRVSITGELEEEIKVAKAILKDSGRQKEGLNIISCPTCGRLQADLMAAVKLVEEKTKGIKEPLNVSVMGCVVNAIGEAKGADVAIAFGKGNGMIMRHGEVVARLPESELVDRFLQEIDDEIKSRG; encoded by the coding sequence TTGCAACGATACCCGACAAAACAGATAAAAATTCGCGATGTTTTAATAGGCGGTGACGCACCGATCTCCGTGCAGTCGATGACATTTTCAAAGACAAAGGACGTAAAAGGCACGCTAGAGCAGATACAAAGGCTATATTTTGCAGGCTGTGACATCGTGCGCTGCGCAGTTTTTGACAAAGAGGACGCCAGCGCGCTAAAGCAGATCGTCGCAGGCTCACCCATCCCAGTCGTTGCAGACATTCATTTTAACCACACCTACGCGCTTATCGTTAGCGAATTTGTCGATGCTATCCGCATAAATCCAGGCAACATAGGCTCAGCTAAAAACATAAAAGCAGTCGTTGATGCCTGCAAACAGCGAAATCTGCCTATTCGCATAGGCGTAAATTCTGGCTCACTTGAAAAGCAGTTTGAGGACCACTACGGCCGCACGGTGGAGGCGATGGTGGAGAGTGCCTTATACAACATCAAGCTTCTTGAGGATTTTGACTTTACGGACATTAAAATTTCGCTTAAATCAAGCGACGTCGAGCGCACGATGCAAGCTTATAGAGCGCTTCGTCCAAAGACAAACTATCCATTTCATCTAGGCGTAACAGAGGCTGGCACGGCGTTTCATGCGACTATCAAGTCCGCGATCGCACTTGGCGGGCTTTTGCTTGAAGGCATCGGCGATACGATGAGAGTTAGCATCACGGGCGAGCTTGAAGAGGAGATCAAAGTCGCAAAGGCGATCTTAAAAGATAGCGGCCGCCAAAAAGAGGGGCTAAACATCATCTCATGCCCAACTTGTGGGCGTTTGCAAGCTGACCTCATGGCAGCAGTAAAGCTCGTAGAAGAAAAGACAAAAGGGATAAAAGAGCCGCTAAATGTCTCAGTGATGGGCTGCGTGGTAAATGCGATCGGCGAGGCAAAAGGCGCGGACGTAGCCATAGCATTTGGCAAAGGCAATGGCATGATCATGCGACACGGCGAAGTGGTCGCAAGGCTGCCTGAGAGCGAGCTTGTGGATAGATTTTTACAAGAGATCGACGACGAGATAAAGAGTAGAGGATAA
- a CDS encoding MBOAT family O-acyltransferase, which translates to MLFNSYEFIFLFLPFTFFIYFYLNKKRLTEVAKGFLVLSSLFFYSWWNVIYLPLILGSMVFNYCFGVELNKENSKISKKFILVLGIVANLMLLGYFKYSDFFISNVNFIFNTHISHLNLLLPLAISFFTFQQIAYLVDSATGGGTKQYDFLNYCLFVTFFPQLIAGPIVHHKEMMPQFANLRNRVINYKNIALGLFIFSIGLFKKVVIADSFAVWATNGFDKVTVLNLFEAWATSLSYTFQLYFDFSGYCDMAIGAALLFNIKLPINFNSPYKALNIQDFWRRWHITLSRFLRDYIYIPLGGNRKGRLRTYANLMATFIIGGIWHGAGWTFVFWGFLHGVALVIHRIWSELGFKMNKILAWFITFNFINITWVFFRAKDWDDALKVLKGMFGLSGGIVLNSRLEKRVGFLKEYGVSFDKWDINLQVDGTNTLIYFMVFSFVLVLFCKNSAQKIQYFKLCWQNLTIAVFCFVLAILNMYKMSQFLYFNF; encoded by the coding sequence ATGCTTTTTAACTCTTATGAATTTATATTTTTATTCTTGCCATTTACATTTTTTATATACTTTTACCTAAATAAAAAGCGTCTTACAGAAGTAGCAAAAGGCTTTTTGGTTCTATCATCTCTATTTTTTTATAGCTGGTGGAATGTCATATATCTGCCGCTAATCTTAGGCTCAATGGTGTTTAACTACTGCTTTGGAGTGGAGCTAAATAAAGAAAATAGTAAAATTTCTAAAAAATTTATTCTTGTACTAGGCATTGTGGCAAATTTAATGCTACTTGGATATTTTAAATATTCAGACTTCTTTATAAGCAATGTAAATTTTATCTTTAATACCCACATATCTCATTTAAATTTACTATTGCCCCTTGCGATATCATTTTTTACTTTTCAGCAGATAGCATATTTGGTCGATAGTGCTACGGGGGGGGGTACGAAGCAGTATGATTTTTTAAACTACTGCTTATTTGTTACCTTTTTTCCGCAACTAATCGCTGGTCCGATCGTGCATCACAAAGAGATGATGCCGCAGTTTGCAAATTTAAGAAATAGAGTAATCAACTATAAAAATATAGCACTTGGTCTATTTATATTTTCGATAGGGCTTTTTAAAAAGGTAGTTATCGCTGATAGTTTTGCTGTTTGGGCAACAAATGGTTTTGACAAGGTGACTGTATTAAATTTATTTGAAGCATGGGCGACTAGCCTAAGCTATACATTTCAGCTCTACTTTGACTTTAGCGGATACTGCGATATGGCTATCGGTGCGGCACTTCTTTTTAATATCAAGCTTCCAATAAACTTTAACTCACCCTATAAAGCCTTAAACATTCAAGACTTTTGGCGCAGATGGCACATAACGCTAAGCAGGTTTTTAAGAGACTATATCTATATCCCGCTAGGTGGTAACCGCAAAGGCAGGCTTCGAACATACGCAAATTTAATGGCAACCTTTATAATAGGTGGTATATGGCACGGGGCTGGCTGGACATTTGTCTTTTGGGGATTTTTGCATGGCGTTGCCTTGGTTATTCACAGAATTTGGAGCGAACTTGGCTTTAAGATGAATAAAATTTTGGCTTGGTTCATAACATTTAACTTTATAAATATTACTTGGGTATTTTTTAGAGCAAAAGATTGGGACGATGCTTTAAAAGTTTTAAAAGGGATGTTTGGGCTTAGTGGTGGCATAGTTTTAAACTCTAGATTAGAAAAAAGAGTAGGATTTTTAAAAGAGTATGGTGTAAGTTTTGATAAATGGGATATAAATTTGCAAGTAGATGGAACAAATACTTTGATTTATTTTATGGTTTTCAGCTTTGTACTTGTACTATTTTGCAAAAACTCTGCTCAAAAGATACAATATTTTAAACTTTGCTGGCAAAATTTAACTATTGCTGTTTTTTGTTTTGTGCTAGCTATTTTAAATATGTACAAGATGTCTCAATTTTTATATTTTAATTTTTAG
- a CDS encoding primosomal protein N': MRYYEVVFSGVNLAALTYKSELDIAPFRAVTAKIRGKSLTGFILREVDEPSFKTSFIDEILPIKLNDIQATLAKFIAYYYTCELGVAINLFEPQSLIDDEIYSGATDFKAPNLSPKQLEALNFINARKSSLIFGDTGSGKSEIYIAKIREILNAGGQALFLMPEISLTPQMQKRLESFFGEAVAVWHSKITPKKKEQILKDIKSGKARLIAGARSALFLPLERLKLIIIDEEHDDSYKNTGSKPHYNARDLALYLTSKFDLQVVLGSATPSLTSFYKQEHFRLKGTYFESQKSYIFDESETGISEILKEQIAKTLENKKQAVICLPTRANFKYLVCKNCGETVKCPFCSIGMSYYKKQNVLKCQYCEHKMAVPKTCHQCGSEMIEAKKIGTSELLERLQAEFANARIAKFDRDEITTQNKLVKALKEFNDGKIDILLGTQMLSKGHDYHNVVLAVIMGFDELLNFPDYRARERTLALAMQVAGRAGRNGAGRVIIQSKQREFFESFISDYDAFLKDEIGYREGLYPPFTRLLRVVVSHKDESTAKGAMNEFVQRLEPLKSDELEIVGYGKCQAEYLVGKFRYEILLRSNSHTMLLKAANLCKSELSDIDIDPVNFS; encoded by the coding sequence ATGAGATACTACGAGGTCGTATTTAGCGGGGTAAATTTAGCTGCGCTCACATATAAAAGCGAGCTAGATATTGCGCCATTTCGCGCCGTCACTGCAAAAATTAGAGGCAAAAGTTTAACTGGCTTTATCCTGCGTGAAGTAGATGAGCCAAGCTTTAAAACAAGCTTTATTGATGAAATTTTACCCATTAAGCTAAACGACATCCAAGCAACTTTGGCTAAATTTATCGCCTACTACTACACCTGCGAGCTTGGCGTTGCTATAAATTTATTTGAGCCACAAAGCCTTATAGATGATGAAATTTATAGTGGCGCAACCGACTTTAAAGCGCCAAATTTAAGCCCAAAGCAGCTTGAAGCGCTAAATTTTATAAACGCACGAAAAAGCTCGCTCATCTTTGGCGACACGGGAAGTGGCAAAAGTGAAATTTATATAGCTAAAATCAGAGAAATTTTAAACGCAGGCGGCCAAGCGCTATTTTTGATGCCTGAAATTTCACTAACACCGCAGATGCAAAAGCGCTTAGAGAGCTTCTTTGGCGAGGCTGTGGCAGTGTGGCACTCAAAGATCACGCCAAAGAAAAAAGAGCAAATTTTAAAGGATATTAAAAGCGGTAAGGCAAGACTAATAGCAGGAGCTAGGTCTGCCCTATTTTTGCCACTTGAGCGGCTAAAACTCATCATCATCGACGAAGAGCACGACGATAGCTACAAAAACACAGGCTCAAAGCCCCACTACAACGCAAGGGACCTAGCGCTTTATCTAACTAGCAAATTTGACCTGCAAGTGGTACTTGGAAGCGCCACACCAAGCCTCACTAGCTTTTACAAGCAGGAGCACTTTCGCCTAAAAGGGACATATTTTGAGTCGCAAAAGAGCTATATATTTGATGAGAGCGAGACTGGCATAAGCGAAATTTTAAAAGAGCAGATCGCAAAGACGCTTGAAAACAAAAAACAAGCCGTCATCTGCCTGCCAACAAGGGCAAATTTCAAATATCTTGTCTGCAAAAACTGCGGCGAGACGGTGAAGTGTCCATTTTGTAGCATCGGCATGAGCTACTATAAAAAGCAAAACGTGCTAAAGTGCCAATACTGCGAGCACAAAATGGCCGTGCCAAAGACCTGCCACCAGTGCGGTAGCGAGATGATAGAGGCTAAAAAGATCGGCACGAGCGAGCTTCTTGAGAGGCTGCAAGCTGAGTTTGCAAACGCTAGGATCGCTAAATTTGATAGAGACGAGATCACGACGCAAAATAAGCTCGTAAAGGCTTTGAAAGAATTTAACGACGGCAAAATCGACATCCTGCTAGGCACGCAGATGCTAAGCAAGGGGCATGACTATCACAACGTCGTGCTCGCTGTCATCATGGGCTTTGACGAGCTTTTAAATTTTCCTGATTATAGAGCTAGAGAGCGGACACTCGCCCTTGCTATGCAAGTAGCTGGAAGAGCCGGCAGAAACGGAGCTGGCAGGGTCATCATCCAAAGCAAGCAAAGGGAGTTTTTCGAAAGCTTCATTAGCGACTACGACGCGTTTTTAAAGGATGAGATCGGCTACCGAGAGGGACTGTATCCGCCATTTACTAGGCTTCTTCGCGTGGTCGTTTCGCATAAAGATGAGAGCACTGCAAAGGGTGCAATGAACGAATTTGTGCAAAGGCTAGAGCCACTAAAAAGTGACGAGCTAGAGATCGTTGGATACGGCAAGTGCCAGGCTGAGTATCTTGTGGGTAAATTTAGATATGAAATTTTACTTCGTTCAAACTCGCACACCATGCTTTTAAAAGCGGCAAACCTCTGCAAAAGCGAACTTAGCGATATCGATATAGACCCAGTAAATTTTAGTTAG
- a CDS encoding type II secretion system protein — MKKRAFTLIEIIFVIVILGILSAVAIPKLFFTRGDAIVANARTQIAAIKSGISLKYNDSILKGTPKYPDTLESPGSNLFQNVVSVPVKDSGTKNGWHKTGATTYTFKLDGQTANFTYDKDTGEFDCTSSDGLCSTLE, encoded by the coding sequence ATGAAAAAACGAGCTTTTACCCTAATAGAAATCATATTTGTCATCGTCATACTTGGCATTTTAAGTGCAGTCGCGATACCAAAGCTTTTCTTTACTAGAGGCGACGCCATAGTCGCAAACGCAAGAACACAAATAGCCGCCATAAAAAGTGGCATCTCGCTAAAATACAATGATAGCATCCTAAAAGGCACTCCAAAGTATCCTGATACGCTTGAGAGCCCAGGAAGTAACCTTTTTCAAAACGTTGTGAGCGTGCCTGTAAAAGATAGCGGCACAAAAAACGGCTGGCACAAAACTGGAGCAACAACTTATACCTTCAAACTAGACGGACAAACAGCAAATTTCACTTACGACAAAGACACTGGCGAATTTGACTGCACGAGCAGCGACGGACTTTGTAGCACCCTTGAGTGA